The Sandaracinobacteroides saxicola nucleotide sequence CCACGCCGCCGACAAGAAGTCGAAGAGGTAGTCATGTCGAAACCAGCATCTCCCCGCAAGGTCGGCGAACGTGAAGCCCTGGCGCTGGCCACCACGGTGCGTGGCAGCCCCTACAAGCTGAACCTGGTCGCCGGTTTGATCCGCGGCAAGAAGGCGGAAGACGCCGTCAACATCCTGACCTTCAGCCGCAAGGCGATGGCGGTGGATGTGAAGAAGTGCCTTCAGTCGGCGATCGCCAATGCCGAGAACAACCACAATCTGGACGTGGACAGCCTGTATGTGCAGGAAGCCAGCGTCGGGAAATCGATCGTGATGAAGCGTTTCGCCACCCGCGCGCGGGGCCGGAGCAGCCGCATCATCAAGCCGTTCAGCCGCCTGCGCATCGTTGTGCGCGAGCGTGATGCCGAAACGCAGGAGGCCTAAGCATGGGTCAGAAGACGTCCCCCATCGGTCTGCGCCTGCAGATCAACCGCACCTGGGACAGCCGCTGGTATGCGGATGGTGATGAATATGGCCGGCTGCTGCTGGAGGATCTGCGGATCCGCCAGTTCGTGCTGAAGGCGCATCCGCAGGCCGCGATCAGCAAGGTGGTGATCGAGCGTCCGGCGAAGCTGGCGCGGGTGACCGTCTATGCCGCGCGGCCGGGTGTGATCATCGGCAAGAAGGGCGCCGACATCGAGAAGCTGAAGAAG carries:
- the rplV gene encoding 50S ribosomal protein L22; amino-acid sequence: MSKPASPRKVGEREALALATTVRGSPYKLNLVAGLIRGKKAEDAVNILTFSRKAMAVDVKKCLQSAIANAENNHNLDVDSLYVQEASVGKSIVMKRFATRARGRSSRIIKPFSRLRIVVRERDAETQEA